A single genomic interval of Pectinophora gossypiella chromosome 22, ilPecGoss1.1, whole genome shotgun sequence harbors:
- the LOC126377040 gene encoding xenotropic and polytropic retrovirus receptor 1 — protein MKFAEHLSAHITPEWRKQYINYEEMKAMLYTAVEEAPSAENVEPEVLSRHFANFDESFFHYCDQELKKINTFYSEKLAEATRKFATLQAELKSHFDTMRPKGGGDSKKSIPRRKVQDLKLAFSEFYLSLILLQNYQNLNYTGFRKILKKHDKLLNVSNGAQWRAEHVETSHFYTNKDIDRLISDTEATVTNDLEGGDRQKAMKKLRVPPLGEQQSPWTTFKVGLFSGSFIVLFITVVLSALFHEGGTENFKTAFRLYRGPFLLVEFIFLIGINVYGWRSSGVNHVLIFELDPRNHLSEQHLMELAAIFGVVWALSILSFIYSASLSIPPFVNPLALVIIMMVFLVNPFKVFRHEARFWFMRICGRILAAPFMPVLFADFWLADQWNSFAAAFLDFHYLVAFYIAGGDWFNVNDSFEAAHWFVVTRALVNIVPAWTRFWQCLRRYRDSREAFPHLVNAGKYSTTFFVVLFATLRVIYKDSYADRYDNPFLYAWFACQLVSSMYTYTWDVKMDWGLFSCGPSAENKFLREEIVYSPGFYYFAIVEDFVLRFIWTLSFVVTENNLVGAETMTSILAPLEVFRRFIWNFFRLENEHLNNCGKFRAVRDISVAPLDSSDQADIIRMMDHADGVVNRLTKKKNAKKVKDSDKKPLLKKESIQDLQLEMDLSSKML, from the exons ATGAAGTTTGCCGAACATCTAAGCGCTCATATTACACCGGAGTGGCGAAAACAGTATATCAATTATGAG GAAATGAAAGCGATGCTGTACACGGCGGTGGAGGAGGCTCCTTCAGCGGAGAACGTGGAGCCCGAGGTGCTCTCGCGGCACTTCGCCAACTTCGACGAGAGCTTCTTCCACTATTGCGATCAGGAGCTCAAGAAGATCAACACTTTCTACTCAG AAAAACTCGCGGAAGCGACGCGCAAATTCGCAACGTTACAAGCGGAGCTGAAGTCACACTTTGACACGATGAGGCCGAAAGGCGGCGGCGATAGCAAGAAGAGCATACCTCGGCGGAAGGTTCAGGACCTCAAGTTGGCCTTCAGCGAGTTCTACCTCAGTCTGATCCTGCTGCAGAACTATCAGAACCTCAACTACACCGGGTTTAGGAAGATCTTGAAGAAGCATGATAAG TTATTAAACGTAAGCAACGGCGCACAATGGCGCGCAGAGCACGTAGAGACATCTCACTTCTACACAAATAAAGACATAGATAGACTAATTagtgatacagaagcgactgtcacCAATGATTTAGAAGGTGGAGACAGACAGAAGGCTATGAAGAAGCTCAGAGTCCCACCGTTGGGCGAGCAGCAGAGCCCATGGACGACCTTCAAAGTTGGCCTCTTCTCCGGGTCCTTCATTGTTCTGTTCATCACAGTAGTTTTATctg CATTATTCCACGAAGGCGGCACAGAGAATTTCAAGACAGCCTTTAGATTGTACAGAGGACCATTCCTGTTAGTagagtttatatttttaataggcATCAATGTCTATGGCTGGAGGTCGTCTGGGGTCAACCACGTGCTAATATTCGAGTTGGACCCCAGGAACCACCTATCAGAACAGCACTTAATGGAACTAGCGGCTATTTTTGGAGTGGTCTGGGCTTTGAGTATCCTCAGTTTCATATACAGTGCGAGTCTGAGCATACCTCCGTTCGTGAACCCATTAGCCCTGGTTATTATCATGATGGTATTTCTGGTGAATCCGTTCAAAGTGTTCAGACATGAAGCCCGCTTTTGGTTCATGAGGATATGT GGTCGCATCCTGGCGGCTCCGTTCATGCCGGTGCTGTTCGCGGACTTCTGGCTGGCGGACCAGTGGAACTCCTTCGCGGCTGCCTTCCTCGACTTCCACTACCTCGTCGCCTTCTACATCGCGGGCGGCGACTGGTTTAATGTTAACG ATTCATTCGAAGCAGCCCACTGGTTCGTCGTAACCCGGGCGTTAGTGAACATAGTCCCGGCGTGGACGCGGTTCTGGCAGTGTCTGCGGCGCTACCGGGACAGTCGAGAAGCGTTCCCGCATCTCGTCAACGCGGGGAAGTACTCCACCACATTCTTCGTCGTGCTCTTCGCGACCCTCAGGGTCATTTACAAAG ACAGTTACGCAGACAGATACGACAACCCGTTCCTGTACGCGTGGTTCGCATGTCAGCTGGTGTCTTCCATGTACACTTACACCTGGGACGTCAAGATGGACTGGGGGCTGTTCTCttgcgggcccagtgctgagAACAAGTTCCTCAGGGAGGAGATCGTCTACAGTCCTGGG TTCTACTACTTCGCGATAGTGGAGGACTTCGTGCTACGGTTCATCTGGACGTTATCGTTCGTGGTGACGGAGAACAACCTGGTGGGCGCCGAGACCATGACGTCCATTCTGGCGCCGCTGGAAGTCTTCAG ACGGTTCATCTGGAACTTCTTCCGCCTGGAGAACGAGCACCTCAACAACTGCGGCAAGTTCCGCGCCGTCCGCGACATATCTGTCGCGCCGCTCGACTCCTCCGACCAGGCCGATATAATCCGCATGAtggaccacgccgacggggtcgtcAACAG ATTAACAAAAAAGAAGAACGCAAAGAAAGTGAAAGACAGTGATAAGAAACCTCTTCTGAAGAAGGAGTCGATCCAAGACCTGCAGTTGGAGATGGATTTGTCTTCGAAGATGCTGTAA
- the LOC126377216 gene encoding charged multivesicular body protein 3: protein MGLFGKSPERNPKEMVNEWSHKLRKEGYNLDRQIRAIQREEEKIKRSLKEAAQKSDKQVCTILAKEIIRSRKAISKIYTSKAHLNSVQMQMKNQLATLRVAGSLQKSTEVMQAMQALVRLPEVAHTMQEMSKEMMKAGIIEEMLDETMSNIEDEEEMEEAAQGEVDKVLWELTQGKLGEAPAPPTAVGAPSTSRQEEPDETELDEMQSRLEALRS from the exons atgggTCTCTTTGGTAAATCTCCGGAGCGAAACCCAAAGGAAATG GTAAACGAATGGTCACATAAACTTCGAAAAGAAGGCTATAATTTGGACAGACAAATTAGAG CGATACAAAGAGAGGAGGAAAAAATCAAACGATCCTTGAAGGAAGCAGCACAGAAGAGTGATAAACAAGTGTGTACAATACTGGCAAAGGAGATTATAAGGTCAAGGAAGGCGATCAGCAAAATCTACACGAGTAAAGCACATTTAAATTCAGTTCAGATGCAGATGAAGAATCAATTAG cAACTTTAAGAGTGGCTGGATCACTGCAGAAATCAACAGAG GTGATGCAAGCAATGCAAGCGCTGGTCCGGCTGCCTGAGGTGGCTCACACCATGCAGGAGATGAGCAAGGAGATGATGAAAGCTGGCATCATCGAGGAGATGCTGGATGAGACCATGTCCAACATAGAGGACGAGGAGGAAATGGAGGAGGCGGCGCAGGGGGAGGTTGATAAG GTGCTATGGGAGCTGACGCAAGGCAAGCTGGGCgaggcgccggcgccgccgacAGCCGTGGGCGCTCCGTCCACCAGCCGCCAGGAGGAGCCCGACGAGACAGAACTCGACGAGATGCAGTCGCGGCTCGAGGCGCTGCGCTCTTAG